The genomic segment GCGATGACTCGTCCATGCGCGATACGACGAGCCAGCGGGAGCACACGCTGGAACGCTTCCGGAGTATGTGCATAGTCCACGATAACGGTAAAGGGCTGACCACAGTCGACCGGTGTAAAGCGACCGGGCACGCTCGCCAACTGCTCGAGTCCTCGCACGATACCGTCTAACGGCAGCCCGAGAGCGATGCCGACGCCGGCGGCGGCCAGCGCGTTGTCGACATTCCATTCGCCGATCAACTGCAAATGGACGGGTATCACCTGTTCTTGGTACTCGAGGACGAAGCGAGTTCCCGCTGTGCTGACCGCGACATCGGTGGCGCGCAATGCGGCTGGAGCATCCACGCCGTACCAGAGGATGGGGACATCGCCCGCGAATGCAGCTAGGGAACGTGCTCCCTCGTCTCGGGCATTGAGCACGATTCGCCGCGGATACGGACGATCTTCCCGGTCCCGAACGAATTCCACGAGCCTGGCCTTGGCGCGGCGGTAGGCTTCGATCGTGCCGTGAAAGTCGAGATGTTCCTGTGTGATGTTCGTCACCACCGCGATATCGAAGGGGCAGTGGTCGACTCGATGGAGCACGAGGCCGTGGCTCGTCGCTTCGACGACTGCCCAATCGACACCCGCGTCGCGCATCGCGGCCAGCAGCTGCTGAACTTCCAGCGCTTCCGGCGTGGTTTGGCGGAAGTCATGCTCGTGATAGTCCTCACCCACCCGGATCGCGACTGTACCGATGAGGCCGGTCCGAAACCCGTTCGCGCGCAAAAGCGAATCGATCAAGAAAGTCGTCGATGTCTTGCCGTCTGTTCCGGTTACGCCGATGAGTCCCAGGCTACGGCCGGGAAAGCCGTAGAAACGCGCGGAAACGGCTGACAGCGCCGCACGGGTATCGGGAACGCGAGCGACTGCCGGATACATCTCTGTATCGTCGGTCCATTCTTCGACCAATGCTGCGACGGCACCTCGCTCCCGTGCGTCGCGCAGATAGCGATGTCCGTCGGTGTGCTGACCGCGCAGTGCGACGAAGAGGCTCCCAGGTTGTGCGCGCCGAGAATCGTACGCAATTGCTGAGATCGAGACCTCGGCATCCCCGCGGATGTCGGCAGGCAAATCCTGGAGCACGTCTCGGAGACTGGGCATCGTCTCAACCTTCCAGAGGTCTGAGGCGGCGCCACGCGGCGACGAGGAGCGGATTCCGGACACACTCGCGCATGCCCGGGTAAGTATACGAGGTGCCACCGAACCCGAGCTTGAACCGATAGACTCCCCAGAGCCCAGCACGCACGTTTCGCTGGTCAGCGGAGGCCTCTGGCGGTGGCTCGTCGTCATCAGGAATGCCCCAGAGGTCATACCAACGGCATCCGTGCTCGCGCGCCCATTGCAGAGCACGCCACTGGACAGCGTACGCTGGCATGTGTCGCTGCAGCTCGGTTCGCGAAGCGCCATACAGGTAGACTGCTTCGTCGCCGAATCGGACGACCAAGGCGGCAGCAGCGAGTGCACCGTCGAACTCGGCGAAGATCAGGGCAGCATCTTGACCGAATGTCTCCAGGAGGTCAGCGAAGTACTCAGGACGATGGATGCCGAACCCGTCACGCCGAGCGGTCTCCTCCAAGAGTTCATAGAAAGCGCCAAGTTCATGTGGATCAGCGAGACGAGTCGTGACGCCGCGACGACAGGCGAGCCGCACGTTGTACCGGGCCTTGGGCTTCATCTGGCGAAGCAATGCATCATCGTCACCTACTGGCACCTTGAGGGTGCGTCGAGGTTGGACGACCGTTGGGCTCGGTCGCCAGCCCAGCGATTGTGGCAGGAGTGCGGCCCCTCGTTCGTCTTCCGGTTCGACGAGGACGATGATCGCCCGTGTCTCGCGCGCGAGAGTATCGAGCGTCGTCTTCACGGCTTCAGCGAGTGCTGGCTCGGGCCGATCGCAAACTGGTCCGCGCGGCACGTACACGAGCGAAAGACCCCAAATGCTCCGGACGAGGGCTTGCGCTGCCGCGACAGCCTGGTTCGTCTCGAAGAGAAAGCGATACGGTTTCCACCCGTGTCGCTCCTTGAAAAGCCCCCAACGCCAGCTCTGGAGAAGCCGACCGCCCAGACGCGCGACGGTCGCATCCCATGCGGTCGCGTCGGTGGCCAGGGAAACGCGAGTCGTCACCATGGGGTCGCTCGGAGTGGGTCGCTCGCGAACACTGCCTCAGCCAGCGCTTCTTCCGCAGCCTCGCGCACGACCGGATCAGCTGATCGGACAAGCTGTCGAAGGACGTTGGTGGCGAGGGTACCCCCGATGCGACCGAGTGCGAGGATCGCGGCTCCCTGCACATCGCGGTCAGTGTCGCTGGTCAAGCGAATCAGATCGTCGATCGCTTCCTCTGCGCCGATCTCGCCGCACGCAGTGGCCGCCTCGTACCGCAACTCCGGATCTTCGGACTGGAGTTCGTCGAGAAGAAGGGGAAGCCAGCGACGATCGAGCGAGCGACCCATCGCGTAGATCGCACTCACGCGCAGGCGATGATCTCCCGACCAGTACGCTTCTTCGATCGCAGAGAGGACTGTAGGGTCCGGATAGACAGCGATCGCTTCGAGCGCGCGCCGCCGCACCTCCACTGGCTCCGATGAGGCGAGCAGGCTCGTCAGTGCTTCGCGGATTCGTTGCCCTTCATGCTCGGGAAGGCGACCGTGAACATCCAGTTCCGCAAAGCGTCCGAGTGCTTGCGCGAGCGCAGCTCTCACGCTCGGTTCGGTTTCGATCGAGAGCCGAGCGAGCAGCCGATGCAAGACGCCAGTGTCCTCAGCTTCCCACAGCCCTTCGATGGCCGACCGGCGAACGTCAGCGTCCGGATCGTCGAGCGCAACGACGAGGACCTGGCGGAAGTTGAGATCGATATTCGCTTCGCTCATTTCGACCATCAGATCGACAATGCGTCGACGATGGGTAGGAGGCAGTTGGGGCCACAATTCGGCGATGAGCGGAACCATGGCCCGCGGGAGATCCGAAAGTTGCGCGATGTCAGTAGCTCGAATCTCTCGCTGCAGGCGCTCGAAAAGTTGTCGGAGTCTATCCGTCGTGAGCATCGTTTCACGTCTGTCTCTCGGCTTAACGATGTGGTGTGAAATAGAACAGGTCTTCGACCTCCGGATCAACTTCGAATTGTGTGAAGTCGGGTGACGTGAGAATTTCCCGGATCTTTTCCGCACTCAAGGGCCGTTCCACGTTCACGGCTGCAACGAGATCGTCGAGCGTTGCCATATAGCGTGGCGCTTCCGGCGTGCCGACATTTTCGCCGATACGCTCGAACGTCACTTCGAGGACCCGTTCGTAGGAACGACGCGTCCGCTCATCGAGCGGCTGCTGCCCAGCGAAGCGCGGGAAGCGTTGCTCGGTCAAGAGCATACTGTCCTGGACAGCGCAGAAGTAGACGGTCGGGCGAAAGATGTAGCGTCGCTGCTTCTCATCGAGGGCAAGCAGGCGGCGTTCCTGACGGGAAATCGGTAGATAATCGATGACGAACCGTCGTGGATCCTCCTTCCGCTCGATCGTGATCAATGCACCGGCAACGAGGTTGCTCGCGAAGAAGGACTCGAATCCGAACAGAAACCCTCCGCGATTGCTCGTCGGGTACCGGAGTTCGACGAAGAACGTCTCGTGCGTTTGCTGTGCTTCGAATTGCAGGATCGCGCGTGTCTGTCCAGGAAAGACCCGATCAGGTAGCACCGCGGCGAGCGCGGCGTTGTACGGGAGGACGCCATGGAAGTGCTCGTAGAATGTCAGCACATGGTCGACGACGGCTTCGCTACCCGGCCGTAGTGTCGTGGTTTCCTCGAGTAGGAACCGGTAATCCTGCCCGATGTCGGTCGGACGCCGTTTGGGCGCGGGTACCGGATTGACCTCGCGGATCGTCCACGCATGCGCGCCGGGGACTCCGACGAACTCGAACTCGTTTTCAGTGGCGAGGTGGGCGTCGAGAGCCAGTTGATGGAGCAAGGCTTCCAGAGAAGTTACTGAAATGCGGAAGACGTCTTCGAGAATTTCGGTGTCGGTGAGCGGCTCGCCACGCTCAGCGATGTACTCGCGAACCCGGCGCACATCACCGCGCGAGAGGCGCGGAACGATATCAGCGGGTGCCCAGAGGTCGCCGAAACCGACCACACCGGGTAACTGAGCCAGAGCAGCACGCACTGCTTCGATCAGTTGCTCGTCGCTCAGCTGACCGATGTCTTCGACGAGCGTCTCGACGGCCGCTGCCTTCTCGACCTGCTCGGTTGCCGTTGGTGCTGTCTCTTCCGCCGGGGGAAGCTCTGGCTCGGCGCGCCGCGGTCGGGCGACCGGGACGGCTACGGTAGGGGGCGGCTCCATGAATCGATGCGGAAGTTGATGCGCTGTATCGATCAAGGCTTCGGGTGCCGGGGGTGGAGTTCCCGCTCGTGTGGTGGCCACGATCACTTCATCGCCGCTCACTTCGAGCGCGAATACGTGGTCGTTCACCTCGAGCGCGTGCTTCAGGCGTGTCAGCCACTCGTCTGGACTCCCGGGAGACTCGATCGACGCGAAGTGCTCGGCGAGCACCCGAAGCGGAACCCGAATCGGGGCATGGAGCGGGTAGAAACGGGCGCTCGCGCGCAGAAGTGCATGCACGCGCTCGGCAAGCTCGCGCTCGCTTACCTCGCCCCGGAACGACAATTCCGCATCGGCAGTCAACGAGCGTGTCGTATCGCTCACTTCGGTCGCCCCCTATGGTCTCACTTGGCCGACTCGTTCTGTCGCACGCGCTCCCGGAGCAACCGTGCCAGCTCTTCCGTGGTGACGGGCCGACCGAGTTCGCGGAGTATCTCCAGGAGCACTTGTTGGATTCTCGGGCTCAATGTCGGTGCGGACATGCCCATCCCCCTCGCTCGTGCCGACTTCTAAGCATACTCCTTTCTTCCGGCCTCGCCAAGACGGCAGATGCCTGGGCTCGTTTGTGCGGAGCTGGAATGACCGAGAAACGTCGATACCACCCTAGACCCGTGCGAGCGCGAGCGCGATAGCACCGATGACCGGCGCATCCGGCCCGAGCTCGGCGAGCGCGATCCGTACCCGGCGAAGCGAAGCCGGATAGGTAAACTGACGCACCCGGCCTTGCAGCGGTTCGAGGAACGCCGCGCCGCTCTCCGCGATCGTGCCCCCGATGATGACCGCTTCCGGGTTCAAGCTGGCGATGAGCGACGCGATCGCGAGTGCCAACTTCTGAACGGTGTCGGCGATAACGTCCCTGATCGCTGGGCTGATCGCGACGTACTGGAAGAGTTCTGGGACGCGGAACGGTCGCCGGACGAGTTCGTGACCAGGATCTTCCGGGTCGAGAGCCAATGCTTCCCAGATGCGGGCGCGCAGCGCAGGCTCTGACGCATACGCTTCGAGATGCCCGGGTTTCCCGCAGGAGCAGAGAGGGCCACCGGCAGTCACGACGATATGACCGATTTCACCAGCAGTGTTCGATGCTCCGTAGACGAGACGGCCGTCGACGATGATTCCCCCACCGACACCCGTTCCGAGGTGAATGTAGATGACCGTCTGGCAGCCGCGGGCAGCACCGAATACTGCCTCGCCGAAAGCGGCAGCGCGAGCATCGTTCTCGAGCACAGTCGGAACGCCGAGTCGCTCCTCGATCAAGGCCGCGAGTGGGAAGTCCTCGAAACCAGGTGAACGTGGGGAAAAGATCGTCACGCCGCGAAGTGGATCGACCGGTCCGCCGAAGGCGATACCGACTGCCTTGACGTCCGCAGTGGTGAGCCCAGCTGTGCTCAATGCCGCGACGGCGAGGTGCTGCAGACGATGGAACACACCGTACGCATCCAGATTATCGAGAGATTCCGCAGCATGGCTCAAGATCTGCCCCTTGCCATTGGCCACGACCGCGCGCAACAGACCGCCGGCGATCGCGAGGCCGAGTACTCGTTCGCTCGCAGCCGGAGGGCGGGCACGGAAGCGCTTGACAGTGAACTCGGTCACTCGTCTCGATCCATCTCGCTCCAACGCTCGAGCACTTGTACTAGGCGATGTATCCTACCACCCGCGGGCAGGACGGGAAAGGATCGCCAAGATGGTGCATGTAGAGGCAGCTCGGGAACAGCGCCGGGAATTCTGGTTCGGCCTGCTGTTTGCCGGTTCCGGTGTTTTGGCAGTTTCGACGAGCGCGGTACTGGTTCGTCTCGCCGAAGGAGTGAGTTCATTCGAAATCGCGTTCTGGCGCCTCGCAATCGCGACGCTCGTCCTCCTGCCGTTCACCCTGCATCGTGGTCTCTGGCGGGAAGCAGCAACTGCCGGCTGGCGGCGGCTCGCTCTCTACGGTGGAGCATTGGCGATCCACTTCGTGGCGTATATCGCGGCGCTCCAGCTCGCGCCAGTCGCACACGTTCTCCCTCTTCTTTATACGTCGAGCATCATGCTCGCCGTCCTCTCGGCTGTCCTGCTGGCCGAACCGCTGAGGAGGGCACAGATCGCCGGAATCGTCATCGTCCTCGGCGGCGTGACCATCCTGGCCGGATTCGAGCCACGTCTCACGGCTCGGACCCTACTGGGAGATAGCCTGGCGCTGGTATCGGCGGCAGCGTATGCTGCTTACTCGTTAATCGGGCGAAGGGAACGGACTCGTCTGCCGCTGCTCGTCTACGCGACTGCTGTCTACGGTTTCGCCGCCTGCTGGGTCTTTCCGTTCGCTATCGGAACGACACTCCGGGCTGACGCAGTGCTCGATCGCTACGATCTTCGCGTCGTGTTGGCATTGCTGGGACTCGGACTGGTCCCGAACACGCTGGGACATACGCTCTATAACGCGGCGGTGCGGCGTCTCAATGCGGCGGTGGCGAACGTGATCTTTACCCAGGAGATGACGGGTGCGATCATCCTGGCCTGGCTGATCCTCGGAGAGGTGCCGAGCGTCAATGCGCTCGCCGGTGCCTCGATCATGCTGGTCGGTATCCTCCTCGTCTTGCTTCGTTGATCTAGAGAAGAATCTGTCGCAGTACGGCCGTATCGTAAAGTTCGATCTCGATCTCAGAGCCGGCCGGTGCTTCGGCCCACTCTTCTGGAACGACCGCGAGGCAGTTTCCCGCGGCGAGCCCGCTCAAGACACCGGCACCCTGGTTCGGGACAGGGGTCACCACGAGTTCGTTACCGCGCCGTTCGACTCGGGCTCGAACGAAGTGTCGTCGCTGGCCGCTGTTCTCGATCCGTTGCGTCAGGCGCGCGCGCAGCCGGATCGGTTCGAGGTCGGAGCGACCCAGTAGACGCAAGATCGCTGGACGCGCGAATTGGAGGAACGCGACGACACTCGCCACCGGGTTGCCCGGCAAGGCGATGACGGGAATGCCGTCGATGAACCCGAATGCCATCGGCTTGCCCGGCTTGATCCGAACTTGCCAGATGTCGAACTGGCCGCGGGCTCGCAAGAACTCCTTGACGCGGTCGTAGTCGCCTTGCGAAACCCCGCCCGAAGTGAGGATGAGGTCGGCTCCCGCTGCGGCGCGGAAACGGCGCTCGAGATCAGCGTCGTGGTCGGTTGCGATGCCCACGAGATGCGGGATACCACCGCACTGGGTGACGAGCGCGGCGAGGACGTACGAATTGCTGTTTCGGATCTGTCCTGGCTCCAGAGGGTAGTCTGGCGGCAGAACTTCATCACCGGTTGCCAGGATCGCGACGTTCGGGCGGGGATGCACGAGAACCCAGGTATAGCCGAGTGCTGCGAGAATGCCGAGGTGAGCCGGACCCAATACGGTACCGGGTGGAAGAACGAGCGTTCCGGCGGCGATATCTTCCCC from the Thermomicrobium sp. 4228-Ro genome contains:
- a CDS encoding UDP-N-acetylmuramoyl-L-alanyl-D-glutamate--2,6-diaminopimelate ligase, translated to MPSLRDVLQDLPADIRGDAEVSISAIAYDSRRAQPGSLFVALRGQHTDGHRYLRDARERGAVAALVEEWTDDTEMYPAVARVPDTRAALSAVSARFYGFPGRSLGLIGVTGTDGKTSTTFLIDSLLRANGFRTGLIGTVAIRVGEDYHEHDFRQTTPEALEVQQLLAAMRDAGVDWAVVEATSHGLVLHRVDHCPFDIAVVTNITQEHLDFHGTIEAYRRAKARLVEFVRDREDRPYPRRIVLNARDEGARSLAAFAGDVPILWYGVDAPAALRATDVAVSTAGTRFVLEYQEQVIPVHLQLIGEWNVDNALAAAGVGIALGLPLDGIVRGLEQLASVPGRFTPVDCGQPFTVIVDYAHTPEAFQRVLPLARRIAHGRVIAVFGSAGERDRIKRRLQGAIAARLADFVIVTSEDPRHEDPHRILEEIAEGIRTAGGRAGRSFLCIEDRALAIREALRRAEPGDVVLLLGKGHERCIIYGDERRPWNELEEARRALTELGYRC
- a CDS encoding lipid II:glycine glycyltransferase FemX: MVTTRVSLATDATAWDATVARLGGRLLQSWRWGLFKERHGWKPYRFLFETNQAVAAAQALVRSIWGLSLVYVPRGPVCDRPEPALAEAVKTTLDTLARETRAIIVLVEPEDERGAALLPQSLGWRPSPTVVQPRRTLKVPVGDDDALLRQMKPKARYNVRLACRRGVTTRLADPHELGAFYELLEETARRDGFGIHRPEYFADLLETFGQDAALIFAEFDGALAAAALVVRFGDEAVYLYGASRTELQRHMPAYAVQWRALQWAREHGCRWYDLWGIPDDDEPPPEASADQRNVRAGLWGVYRFKLGFGGTSYTYPGMRECVRNPLLVAAWRRLRPLEG
- a CDS encoding HEAT repeat domain-containing protein gives rise to the protein MLTTDRLRQLFERLQREIRATDIAQLSDLPRAMVPLIAELWPQLPPTHRRRIVDLMVEMSEANIDLNFRQVLVVALDDPDADVRRSAIEGLWEAEDTGVLHRLLARLSIETEPSVRAALAQALGRFAELDVHGRLPEHEGQRIREALTSLLASSEPVEVRRRALEAIAVYPDPTVLSAIEEAYWSGDHRLRVSAIYAMGRSLDRRWLPLLLDELQSEDPELRYEAATACGEIGAEEAIDDLIRLTSDTDRDVQGAAILALGRIGGTLATNVLRQLVRSADPVVREAAEEALAEAVFASDPLRATPW
- a CDS encoding ROK family protein, whose product is MTEFTVKRFRARPPAASERVLGLAIAGGLLRAVVANGKGQILSHAAESLDNLDAYGVFHRLQHLAVAALSTAGLTTADVKAVGIAFGGPVDPLRGVTIFSPRSPGFEDFPLAALIEERLGVPTVLENDARAAAFGEAVFGAARGCQTVIYIHLGTGVGGGIIVDGRLVYGASNTAGEIGHIVVTAGGPLCSCGKPGHLEAYASEPALRARIWEALALDPEDPGHELVRRPFRVPELFQYVAISPAIRDVIADTVQKLALAIASLIASLNPEAVIIGGTIAESGAAFLEPLQGRVRQFTYPASLRRVRIALAELGPDAPVIGAIALALARV
- a CDS encoding DMT family transporter, with product MVHVEAAREQRREFWFGLLFAGSGVLAVSTSAVLVRLAEGVSSFEIAFWRLAIATLVLLPFTLHRGLWREAATAGWRRLALYGGALAIHFVAYIAALQLAPVAHVLPLLYTSSIMLAVLSAVLLAEPLRRAQIAGIVIVLGGVTILAGFEPRLTARTLLGDSLALVSAAAYAAYSLIGRRERTRLPLLVYATAVYGFAACWVFPFAIGTTLRADAVLDRYDLRVVLALLGLGLVPNTLGHTLYNAAVRRLNAAVANVIFTQEMTGAIILAWLILGEVPSVNALAGASIMLVGILLVLLR
- the glp gene encoding gephyrin-like molybdotransferase Glp, giving the protein MSGTVRSALGPIQQLLGVDEARERILRDFQPLLPRRLPLLDTLGLVLAEPIYARESVPPFTNAAMDGYAVRAIDTLSARRDHPVQLRIVGEAPAGGAAPRWREGVKQSVEPGTAVRVMTGAVLPPGADAVVRFEETDEASDQSAVREVVSIYRPVRAGENVRPAGEDIAAGTLVLPPGTVLGPAHLGILAALGYTWVLVHPRPNVAILATGDEVLPPDYPLEPGQIRNSNSYVLAALVTQCGGIPHLVGIATDHDADLERRFRAAAGADLILTSGGVSQGDYDRVKEFLRARGQFDIWQVRIKPGKPMAFGFIDGIPVIALPGNPVASVVAFLQFARPAILRLLGRSDLEPIRLRARLTQRIENSGQRRHFVRARVERRGNELVVTPVPNQGAGVLSGLAAGNCLAVVPEEWAEAPAGSEIEIELYDTAVLRQILL